One Alicyclobacillus acidoterrestris DNA window includes the following coding sequences:
- a CDS encoding 3-hydroxyacyl-CoA dehydrogenase family protein, with the protein MEVTSIGVVGAGLTGRGIAQAAATKGYDVFLYDIDADAVDGALFQIGRRLASEARKARISQDESERVIRRIRACTDLDMLRDVHLIIEAVPEKMETKQAVFRELSQICSPRTIFATNTSGLSITELASATDRPESFIGMHFFHPVPVMKLVELIPGSETNQETLDAAKAVCERMGKQCIEVKEAPLFVVNRILVPMLNEAIFVLQEGLATAEDIDTGMRLGANHPIGPLALADMVGLDTLLETASTLHRETGDTKYRPPQLLRQMVRAGKLGRKSGVGFYDYRDGV; encoded by the coding sequence ATGGAAGTGACTTCAATCGGAGTCGTGGGCGCCGGACTGACGGGGAGGGGAATCGCACAGGCCGCTGCTACGAAAGGCTATGATGTGTTTTTATACGATATCGATGCGGATGCAGTGGATGGTGCGCTATTCCAAATCGGCCGGCGTCTGGCGTCGGAAGCGCGCAAAGCGAGAATTTCCCAAGATGAGAGCGAGCGCGTAATTCGGCGCATCCGGGCTTGTACAGATTTGGACATGCTTCGAGATGTTCATCTCATTATTGAAGCAGTGCCCGAGAAGATGGAGACGAAACAAGCGGTTTTTCGCGAGTTGAGCCAGATTTGCTCGCCGCGGACAATATTTGCGACCAACACGTCAGGGTTGTCTATCACGGAATTGGCAAGCGCCACGGATAGACCGGAATCATTTATCGGTATGCATTTTTTCCATCCAGTTCCCGTGATGAAACTTGTCGAGTTGATTCCCGGCAGTGAGACAAACCAAGAGACGTTGGATGCAGCGAAAGCCGTTTGTGAGCGGATGGGCAAGCAGTGTATTGAAGTGAAAGAGGCCCCGCTGTTCGTCGTCAATCGCATTCTCGTGCCGATGCTGAACGAGGCCATCTTTGTCCTGCAGGAGGGATTGGCAACGGCCGAGGATATCGATACCGGCATGCGACTAGGCGCCAACCACCCAATTGGGCCGCTGGCGCTGGCGGACATGGTCGGATTGGACACGTTGCTCGAAACCGCGTCCACGTTGCATCGGGAGACGGGCGACACGAAGTACCGCCCGCCGCAATTGCTGCGACAAATGGTGCGTGCAGGTAAGCTCGGACGCAAATCAGGCGTCGGCTTTTATGACTACCGCGACGGAGTTTAA
- a CDS encoding DUF2089 domain-containing protein yields MSKVPLRCPACDSAMQVTQLHCPVCDTQVQGHFTVSPILHLTAQQLHFVEVFLKCRGNIREVERELGISYPTVRARLDEVIQHLGYHPSKPEESSTGLDAIVQFEHGELSFEETLEKLRKG; encoded by the coding sequence GTGTCAAAAGTTCCGTTGCGTTGCCCGGCATGTGACTCCGCAATGCAAGTGACCCAACTTCACTGTCCCGTGTGCGATACACAGGTGCAAGGGCACTTCACTGTCAGCCCAATTCTCCACTTGACCGCGCAGCAACTCCATTTTGTCGAGGTCTTCCTGAAGTGCCGCGGCAATATTCGCGAAGTCGAACGAGAACTGGGCATTTCCTATCCCACTGTTCGCGCGCGCCTCGACGAAGTGATTCAACATCTCGGCTACCATCCATCTAAGCCAGAAGAATCATCCACCGGACTCGACGCCATCGTACAGTTTGAACACGGCGAACTCAGTTTTGAGGAGACACTAGAGAAATTGCGAAAGGGCTGA
- a CDS encoding DUF4097 family beta strand repeat-containing protein: protein MMQERLKILELVAEGKLTVEQADLLLDALQEKSKDKSEGRASWDKATNDLKSIGSQLSSVIAQSMTELRRGLETNLANLSFGDHIATAVEREFATDIQALRVNASNGRVRVERWSAPHIRLYVQADVRADEQDKAKELLEQAMVISETEHQVDLRFLHRVDGTRVGGIRIDVYVPETLDNITVETRNGDIFINRACATTINVESTNGQIHVHHGEADILRTTTQNGSIVLHDSLSARTKEVYAESRNGSIQVRGIPVDTPVRGKAVTAAGTVQISHPDLDVSDTSEHRRNSSSFRTKEMTDDVTTSISVYLETKNGKISVQ, encoded by the coding sequence ATGATGCAAGAGAGACTAAAAATTCTCGAACTCGTGGCAGAGGGGAAACTCACGGTCGAGCAAGCGGATTTATTACTTGACGCACTGCAGGAAAAATCAAAGGACAAATCAGAAGGCAGAGCTTCCTGGGACAAGGCGACCAACGATTTGAAAAGCATCGGCTCACAACTGTCGAGTGTCATTGCGCAAAGTATGACCGAACTGCGCCGAGGGCTGGAGACGAATCTCGCCAATTTATCGTTTGGTGACCACATTGCTACCGCCGTTGAACGGGAATTCGCCACAGATATACAGGCACTGCGGGTAAACGCCAGCAATGGTCGCGTCCGCGTCGAGCGCTGGTCCGCACCACATATCCGCCTGTACGTTCAGGCAGATGTTCGAGCCGACGAACAGGACAAGGCCAAAGAGTTACTGGAACAAGCGATGGTCATCAGCGAAACCGAGCACCAGGTCGATTTGCGGTTTCTTCACCGCGTCGACGGGACGCGTGTCGGTGGCATCCGTATCGATGTCTACGTCCCCGAGACACTGGACAATATCACTGTGGAAACCCGCAACGGCGATATCTTTATCAACCGTGCGTGCGCTACGACAATCAACGTAGAATCCACCAATGGACAAATTCACGTCCACCACGGAGAGGCGGACATTTTGCGGACGACGACACAGAACGGATCGATTGTGCTACACGACTCGTTGTCTGCGCGCACAAAAGAAGTCTACGCCGAATCGCGCAATGGCTCTATCCAAGTACGGGGGATTCCTGTCGATACACCCGTGCGTGGGAAGGCGGTAACCGCCGCAGGTACGGTACAAATCAGCCACCCAGACCTGGACGTCAGTGACACTTCCGAACATCGCCGCAATTCGTCCAGTTTTCGCACGAAAGAAATGACAGACGATGTGACCACCTCAATATCCGTATATCTGGAGACAAAAAACGGAAAAATTAGCGTACAGTGA
- a CDS encoding SDR family NAD(P)-dependent oxidoreductase: protein MSAKTAFVTSAGKGLGHAMVLSLARAGWNVSFTYGESAEEARQLVEQVQGEGGSAFAIHCDLFDRTSVLQAITAAKAQFASIDALIHNFGPFVFERKPLADYDEDMWQRMMHGNLTNFFWLYTELIHDMRSRRFGRLITVGYDGAGEARGWRFRAAYAAAKAGLAALTRSVAREERAYGITANMVCPGDIRGGDKMKMFEDVAGELTEEGLRPPVGEDIARAVTWLCHPDSQEVNGTVLEVTGAREILARDALTTNRAGLQK, encoded by the coding sequence GTGTCCGCAAAAACCGCGTTTGTGACGTCCGCTGGCAAGGGACTCGGGCACGCCATGGTGTTGTCCTTGGCGAGAGCAGGTTGGAACGTCTCGTTTACATACGGCGAGAGTGCAGAGGAAGCCAGGCAACTGGTCGAGCAGGTGCAGGGCGAAGGGGGAAGCGCATTCGCCATCCACTGTGACTTGTTTGATAGAACTTCCGTTCTTCAGGCGATAACGGCGGCAAAAGCGCAGTTTGCCTCGATTGATGCACTGATTCACAACTTTGGCCCGTTTGTGTTCGAACGGAAACCGCTCGCGGATTATGACGAGGATATGTGGCAGCGGATGATGCACGGAAACCTCACCAATTTCTTTTGGCTGTACACAGAGCTCATCCACGATATGCGAAGCCGCCGCTTTGGCCGCCTCATAACCGTCGGCTACGACGGCGCGGGGGAGGCGCGCGGTTGGCGCTTTCGAGCCGCATACGCGGCAGCAAAAGCCGGGTTGGCGGCGCTCACGAGATCGGTTGCGAGAGAAGAACGAGCGTACGGGATTACGGCGAATATGGTTTGTCCTGGCGATATCCGCGGCGGTGACAAAATGAAAATGTTTGAAGACGTCGCCGGAGAGTTGACAGAAGAAGGGCTACGCCCGCCAGTGGGCGAGGATATTGCTCGGGCAGTGACTTGGCTTTGTCATCCAGACAGCCAAGAGGTGAACGGCACGGTGCTCGAGGTGACCGGCGCCCGAGAAATTTTGGCGCGCGACGCACTGACGACAAATCGGGCGGGCTTGCAGAAGTGA
- a CDS encoding peptidylprolyl isomerase, whose translation MAANKQYKHEPEMQLIKGARYEAIVHTGLGEFTIELLANEAPKTVNNFVFLARDGYYDDVIFHRVIREFMIQGGDPTGTGRGGPGYRFADELPPALPYEPGVVAMANAGPNTNGSQFFVCTGEMSRNLNQQPNYTVFGRVTSGMDTVMAIASQPVQRGAMGEPSQPVDPVHIQSVEIVEYTA comes from the coding sequence ATGGCAGCGAATAAGCAGTATAAGCACGAACCAGAGATGCAGTTGATCAAAGGCGCTCGATACGAGGCGATTGTCCATACGGGACTTGGCGAGTTTACGATTGAACTGTTGGCGAACGAGGCGCCGAAAACCGTCAACAACTTCGTCTTTCTCGCGCGTGACGGCTACTATGACGACGTGATTTTCCACCGCGTCATTCGTGAATTTATGATTCAGGGTGGGGACCCGACAGGTACTGGCCGCGGCGGCCCAGGGTACCGGTTCGCGGACGAATTGCCACCGGCGTTGCCCTATGAGCCAGGTGTGGTCGCCATGGCGAATGCTGGGCCGAACACGAACGGATCGCAATTTTTCGTATGCACTGGCGAGATGAGCCGCAACTTGAATCAGCAGCCGAACTACACTGTGTTTGGTCGGGTGACCTCCGGGATGGACACGGTGATGGCGATTGCCTCGCAGCCTGTCCAGCGCGGCGCGATGGGAGAGCCGAGTCAACCTGTCGATCCGGTACATATTCAATCGGTCGAAATCGTAGAGTATACTGCCTAG
- a CDS encoding aldo/keto reductase family protein, producing the protein MEYRRLGKSGLKVSEIALGSWLTYGTVTEKERAIACVKQAYELGINHFDCANVYGAQPHAAEEVMQEALKPYARDSYVITTKAFWPVGDGPNDRGLSRKHIMAQVEKSLKALGVDYIDIFYFHRFDPDTDLEESLRALDDLITQGKVLYGGLSEWPADKIAAGVSLQKELQLHKFAASQPIYNMFERYIEQAVIPICEDAGIGQVVFSPLAQGVLTGKYRKGAQAPEGSRAATPGVNRFLEGRLTEDVLDKVEQLSAIATKAELSLPQLALAWVLRQPNVASALIGASRPEQVVENVKASGITLNEDILHDIEAVLA; encoded by the coding sequence ATGGAGTATCGCAGACTTGGTAAGAGTGGTCTTAAAGTTTCGGAAATTGCACTCGGCAGCTGGCTTACATATGGGACGGTGACCGAGAAGGAACGGGCCATCGCGTGTGTCAAGCAGGCGTATGAGCTCGGTATCAACCACTTCGACTGCGCGAACGTGTACGGTGCACAACCGCACGCCGCTGAAGAAGTGATGCAAGAAGCACTGAAACCGTATGCGCGCGACAGCTACGTCATCACGACGAAAGCTTTCTGGCCCGTCGGCGACGGTCCCAACGACAGAGGCCTGAGCCGCAAGCATATCATGGCCCAGGTGGAAAAGAGCCTCAAGGCACTCGGCGTCGACTACATCGACATCTTCTACTTTCATCGCTTTGACCCGGACACAGACCTCGAAGAGAGCCTGCGCGCACTCGATGACCTCATCACGCAAGGGAAAGTGCTCTACGGGGGCCTCAGTGAATGGCCAGCCGATAAAATTGCGGCCGGCGTGTCGCTTCAAAAAGAACTTCAATTGCATAAATTCGCAGCCAGCCAGCCGATTTACAATATGTTCGAGCGATATATCGAGCAAGCGGTCATTCCCATCTGCGAGGACGCAGGCATCGGACAAGTCGTCTTCTCGCCGCTCGCACAGGGCGTGTTGACCGGAAAATACCGCAAAGGTGCACAAGCGCCGGAAGGTTCACGTGCTGCGACACCAGGTGTAAATCGCTTCCTGGAAGGCAGACTCACGGAAGACGTCCTCGACAAAGTCGAACAATTGTCCGCCATCGCCACGAAAGCGGAACTCAGCCTGCCGCAACTAGCGCTCGCATGGGTGCTCCGGCAGCCCAATGTGGCGAGTGCATTAATTGGCGCAAGCCGTCCTGAGCAGGTCGTCGAGAACGTGAAGGCTTCTGGCATCACGCTCAATGAAGACATCTTACATGACATTGAGGCCGTCCTCGCGTAA
- a CDS encoding molybdopterin molybdotransferase MoeA: MRSICTYDEALDIAIHLAAPRRIIERNVWTKAPSTATLADDVRAAIDLPPFARAMMDGFAVHRSDIAGTQPLQVVADIHAGEQPKTPVSPGTAVQIRTGAPVPENTAAVVRKEWTEWIDAHTIRLLRPISAGESIQPRGQDTAQGAVLLSRGAQIDGQTIAVLRAAGVTSIPIYAPVRVGIVSTGSELVTDPTKPLCAAQVYAASDAFLQSTLEALGAQVVDISYVDDHPERIEQRAARFIADGVDYVLLTGGASVGDTDYATSVIRRLCGTEQLPIERVWMRPGSPFLAGRAGRTTVFGLSGNPAACFVQFHVLVLPAIRRSLGIDAAMFAQEAVLTQSIRLKPIKHVRFYRATAGVDGVQVRVEPQVGQSSGLVTGLACVNAIIRLDEQVYEAGDIVPIQLTRTTTGRLF, translated from the coding sequence GTGAGATCAATTTGTACATACGACGAAGCACTGGACATCGCCATCCATCTCGCCGCACCCCGCCGCATCATCGAGCGGAATGTGTGGACGAAGGCACCTAGCACGGCGACGCTCGCCGACGATGTTCGCGCGGCGATTGACCTACCTCCGTTCGCACGCGCGATGATGGACGGCTTTGCCGTACACCGCTCTGACATTGCGGGCACGCAACCGTTACAGGTGGTTGCCGATATCCATGCGGGCGAACAGCCTAAGACGCCAGTCTCCCCTGGCACAGCCGTGCAGATTCGCACTGGCGCACCGGTTCCGGAAAATACCGCCGCCGTCGTCCGCAAAGAATGGACAGAATGGATTGATGCCCATACTATCCGGCTCCTACGGCCTATCTCTGCTGGCGAATCGATTCAACCCCGCGGCCAGGACACAGCTCAAGGTGCGGTGCTTTTATCGCGGGGAGCGCAAATCGACGGCCAGACGATAGCCGTACTACGCGCAGCCGGCGTCACCAGTATCCCAATCTACGCGCCTGTGCGCGTCGGGATTGTCAGCACTGGCAGCGAACTCGTCACAGACCCGACGAAGCCACTCTGTGCAGCACAGGTGTATGCGGCCAGTGACGCATTTTTGCAATCCACACTTGAGGCACTGGGCGCACAGGTGGTCGATATCTCGTACGTCGATGACCATCCCGAACGCATTGAGCAAAGAGCGGCCCGGTTCATAGCAGATGGCGTCGACTACGTCCTGCTCACTGGAGGTGCCTCCGTCGGCGACACTGACTATGCCACAAGTGTCATCCGCAGATTGTGCGGCACTGAGCAGTTGCCCATCGAACGCGTGTGGATGCGACCCGGATCACCATTCCTGGCAGGAAGAGCGGGACGGACTACAGTGTTCGGCTTATCCGGCAACCCTGCCGCCTGCTTTGTTCAGTTTCACGTCCTCGTCCTCCCAGCCATCCGTCGTTCACTAGGTATAGATGCGGCGATGTTCGCGCAGGAGGCGGTGCTGACGCAATCCATTCGCCTGAAACCCATCAAACACGTCCGCTTTTATCGCGCGACGGCCGGCGTCGACGGCGTTCAAGTACGCGTAGAACCTCAAGTGGGTCAATCGTCCGGCCTGGTGACAGGGCTCGCCTGTGTCAACGCCATCATTCGACTCGATGAGCAAGTATACGAAGCAGGTGACATCGTGCCCATTCAGTTGACACGTACGACGACCGGGCGACTGTTCTAA
- a CDS encoding YheC/YheD family protein has protein sequence MPERKPEMGKWLLYQFFRRNEQIAKFLPETKKYTVENFGTLIGKYKTVYVKPVAGSQGKGIMKAWYDGKSIVVQHTVRKQRKFPDVKSAANYIDNLRDGKMYIVQQGIKLAKVGGRPMDIRVMMQREKPGGRWRYSGMIAKIAGGNSVVTNTALSRGRVMDVDSALQTALGWTPAKVKRTVKELERLGYLFARHFDTYQRYRELGFDVAISSSGRIWLLEQNTAPSHALFARNQKNLAPYKRIQYRWGVYERARKAKHA, from the coding sequence ATGCCCGAGCGCAAGCCTGAAATGGGCAAATGGTTGTTGTATCAATTCTTTCGGAGAAATGAACAGATAGCAAAGTTTCTGCCAGAGACGAAAAAATATACGGTAGAGAACTTCGGGACGCTCATTGGCAAATACAAAACGGTTTACGTCAAACCGGTCGCTGGAAGTCAGGGGAAGGGAATTATGAAGGCGTGGTATGACGGGAAATCGATTGTGGTACAGCACACTGTTCGGAAACAACGGAAGTTTCCAGATGTGAAATCTGCTGCGAACTATATCGATAATTTGCGTGACGGCAAAATGTATATCGTGCAGCAGGGTATCAAGCTTGCCAAGGTAGGTGGGCGTCCGATGGACATTCGCGTGATGATGCAACGCGAAAAACCAGGCGGGCGGTGGCGTTATTCTGGAATGATTGCCAAGATTGCTGGAGGGAATAGCGTGGTGACGAACACGGCGCTCAGCCGCGGCCGGGTGATGGACGTGGATAGTGCACTGCAAACGGCGCTAGGCTGGACACCCGCGAAAGTCAAGCGAACCGTCAAAGAACTCGAGCGATTAGGCTATCTTTTTGCACGGCACTTTGACACCTATCAACGCTATCGCGAACTAGGTTTTGATGTGGCGATTAGCTCGTCTGGTCGCATCTGGTTGCTTGAGCAAAATACGGCGCCCAGTCATGCGCTGTTCGCACGCAACCAAAAAAATCTCGCTCCTTACAAACGCATTCAGTATCGTTGGGGCGTGTACGAGCGTGCGCGCAAGGCGAAGCACGCTTAG
- the galU gene encoding UTP--glucose-1-phosphate uridylyltransferase GalU, with amino-acid sequence MKVRKAVIPAAGFGTRMLPATKAVPKEMLPILNKPCIQYIVEEAVYAGIEEILIITGRAKKAIEDHFDRSPELELHLEQSRKANMLTEVKAISDLVDIHYTRQKTPLGLGHAILCAKSFVGQEPFAVLLGDDIIQSSSPVTRQLMQHYEDAERALLGIQPVPQKDVSKYGIVESGPASAKPGVVPVQRVIEKPSADEAPSNLAVLGRYILPASIFDALEETPLGHGGELQLTDAIQQLAAKGLVDGFQFEGVRHDIGNLEGWLRANLSFGLSEPKLADAIRGWLTDDHLKNQLAAL; translated from the coding sequence ATGAAGGTACGCAAGGCGGTCATCCCGGCTGCCGGGTTTGGCACTCGCATGTTGCCAGCTACAAAAGCTGTGCCAAAAGAAATGCTCCCGATTTTAAATAAACCGTGTATCCAGTACATCGTCGAGGAAGCGGTTTATGCGGGAATTGAAGAAATTCTAATTATTACAGGCCGCGCCAAAAAGGCGATTGAAGACCATTTCGACAGATCACCGGAATTGGAACTTCACTTAGAGCAAAGTCGTAAAGCAAATATGTTGACGGAAGTGAAGGCGATTTCTGATCTGGTGGACATCCACTACACTCGCCAGAAAACGCCGCTAGGCCTTGGGCATGCCATTCTCTGCGCAAAGTCTTTTGTGGGACAAGAACCGTTTGCAGTGCTGCTCGGCGACGATATCATCCAGTCCAGTTCGCCGGTCACTCGGCAACTGATGCAACACTATGAGGATGCAGAACGAGCGTTACTAGGCATCCAGCCCGTTCCACAAAAAGACGTGTCCAAGTACGGCATCGTCGAATCTGGCCCTGCCTCGGCGAAACCAGGCGTGGTGCCAGTGCAGCGCGTGATCGAAAAACCGAGCGCCGATGAGGCCCCATCCAACTTGGCGGTGCTTGGTCGCTACATCTTGCCTGCCTCAATTTTTGACGCACTCGAAGAGACTCCGCTCGGACATGGAGGAGAACTCCAACTCACCGACGCCATTCAACAATTGGCGGCAAAAGGACTCGTCGACGGCTTTCAATTTGAGGGTGTACGCCACGATATTGGCAATCTGGAAGGCTGGTTGCGCGCAAACTTGTCATTTGGTCTGTCGGAACCAAAGCTGGCCGACGCCATTCGCGGTTGGCTGACAGACGACCACCTGAAAAACCAACTGGCTGCACTGTAA